The proteins below come from a single Zonotrichia leucophrys gambelii isolate GWCS_2022_RI chromosome 3, RI_Zleu_2.0, whole genome shotgun sequence genomic window:
- the BICRAL gene encoding BRD4-interacting chromatin-remodeling complex-associated protein-like, with protein MDDDDDESCLLDLIGDPQALNYFLHGPSSKSSNEDLTNAEYSVANSNSIFANSNNTDPKSSVKGVSGQLGEGPSDGLQLSSSLQFLEDELVSSPLPDLTEDQPFDILQKSLQEANITEQTLAEEAYLDASVGSSQQFAQAQLHPSSSASFTQASNVSNYSGQTLQPIGVTQVVQQPVGASFASNTVGVQHGFMQHVGISVPGQHLSNSSQISGSGQIQLIGSFSNQPSMMTINNLDGSQIILKGNGQQTPANMSSGLLVHRQTPNGNSLFSNSNSSPVAQPVTVPFNSTNFQTSLPVHNIIIQRGLAPNSNKVPINIQPKPIQMGQQTAYNVNNLGIQQHHVQQGIPFASANSPQSSVVGPHMSVNIVNQQQNTRKSVTPQTVSNAGGSIVIHSPMGQPHTPQNQFLIPTSLSVNSNSVHHVQAINGQLLQTQPSQLVPGQVSAEHVMLNRNSTNMLRANQSYSGQMLNNQNTAVQLVSGQTFTAPGNQVIVNHGTSQIVGGQVPLQQASPTVLHLSPSQANVSQGRSSFTTMSPGQSTASSMPASGRFAAASSSGSVLPSLGASVQSVASGGNFAGDQLGQSRAQVAVSASHRLPASSSKSVSTFSHTSVGVTQQQFAFGQKKAVNQTSPVSASKTQDNLRQPQLTNLLSNTLSGQDSGGKIIQQSLGTAQPQEKVIGSSSVQQSIQVDGHLVGQKRPAAKQLTKGAFILQQLQKDQVHAVTPDKSRFRSLNDAVQRLLSYHVCQGSLPTEEDLRKVDSEFESVATQLLKRTQAMLNKYRCLLIEDAMRINPSAEMVMIDRMFNQEERASLTREKRLALVDPDGYQADFCCSAKQFEKAAEEAQSSKSDHQSSKTLPSRSQTTKTQARDRPKSSSAESTNHSKLPIVPNNILTPQEGKASAKKSESLTKALKFEKANCSSESQYVALSEERMSGKDLAKSTENSSSSEDLSKIVSRGSHGTHNKISRNAVQPFSKVTCNNSLQDKTLRSSPKNEVLHPDNRKSSGEPQEDLLLSKSLETTFKNILELKKAGRQPQNEAASSGSVELEFPNFSPIASQENCLEKFIPDHSESVVETDSILEAAVNSILEC; from the exons AtggatgatgacgatgatgaaTCCTGTCTCCTTGATCTTATTGG GGACCCACAAGCGCTGAATTATTTTCTACATGGACCTAGCAGTAAATCT AGCAATGAAGACTTGACTAATGCAGAATATTCTGTAGCCAACTCAAATTCAATTTTCGCCAACTCCAAT AACACTGATCCTAAGTCGTCTGTAAAAGGTGTAAGTGGTCAGCTTGGAGAGGGGCCTAGTGATGGACTGCAGCTGTCCAGTAGCCTTCAGTTTCTTGAAGATGAACTTGTGTCTTCTCCTTTACCTGATCTTACTGAGGATCAGCCATTTGATATTCTTCAGAAGTCCTTGCAGGAGGCCAATATTACTGAACAGACTTTGGCGGAAGAGGCATATTTGGATGCCAGTGTAGGTTCTAGCCAACAGTTTGCACAAGCTCAGCTTCATCCTTCTTCATCAGCATCCTTTACTCAGGCTTCTAATGTTTCTAATTACTCAGGTCAGACGTTGCAACCTATAGGAGTTACTCAAGTGGTACAGCAACCTGTTGGAGCATCTTTTGCAAGCAATACAGTTGGTGTGCAACATGGCTTTATGCAACACGTCGGAATTAGTGTTCCTGGCCAGCATTTGTCTAATAGCAGCCAGATTAGTGGTTCTGGGCAGATACAGCTGATTGGTTCATTTAGTAATCAACCTTCCATGATGACCATCAATAACCTCGATGGATCTCAGATAATACTGAAAGGCAATGGTCAGCAAACACCTGCGAACATGAGCAGTGGCCTCTTGGTCCATAGACAAACTCCAAATGGGAACTCGCTGTTCAGTAACTCAAATTCAAGTCCCGTAGCACAACCTGTAACTGTTCCATTTAACAGCACAAATTTTCAGACTTCATTGCCTGTCCATAATATCATCATTCAAAGGGGTTTGGCACCAAACTCTAACAAAGTTCCTATTAATATCCAACCAAAGCCTATTCAGATGGGTCAGCAGACTGCTTACAATGTGAATAACTTGGGAATACAGCAACATCATGTACAGCAAGGGATTCCATTTGCTTCTGCAAACTCACCTCAGAGTTCAGTAGTTGGTCCTCATATGTCTGTTAATATTGTTAATCAACaacaaaatacaagaaaatcAGTTACACCTCAGACAGTTAGCAATGCTGGAGGTAGTATTGTTATCCATTCTCCTATGGGACAGCCTCACACACCTCAAAACCAGTTTCTCATACCTACAAGTTTGTCTGTTAATTCTAATTCAGTTCATCATGTCCAGGCCATAAATGGACAACTTCTTCAGACTCAGCCTTCCCAGCTGGTTCCCGGCCAAGTGTCTGCTGAGCACGTAATGCTCAACAGGAACTCTACAAACATGCTAAGAGCCAACCAGTCGTATTCAGGACAGATGCTGAATAATCAGAACACAGCTGTTCAGCTTGTTTCTGGCCAGACATTCACAGCTCCTGGAAACCAAGTTATAGTAAATCATGGAACTTCCCAAATTGTTGGTGGACAGGTGCCGCTGCAGCAGGCGTCGCCAACGGTGTTGCATTTGTCACCCAGCCAAGCGAACGTTTCCCAAGGCAGGTCCAGTTTCACCACCATGTCACCTGGCCAGTCCACAGCCTCAAGTATGCCAGCTTCTGGTCGATTTGCTGCTGCCAGTTCTTCTGGTTCCGtgctccccagcctgggagcaTCCGTTCAGTCTGTCGCCTCGGGAGGGAACTTCGCGGGGGATCAGCTgggccagagcagagctcaggttGCCGTCAGCGCGTCGCATCGTCTTCCAGCATCCTCCTCCAAGTCTGTCAGCACCTTCAGTCACACCTCGGTGGGAGTAACACAGCAGCAGTTTGCCTTTGGTCAG AAAAAGGCTGTGAACCAGACATCACCAGTTTCTGCATCGAAGACACAGGACAATTTGAGGCAGCCTCAGCTAACAAATCTTCTGAGCAACACACTATCAG GACAGGACTCTGGAGGAAAAATCATACAACAATCTCTAGGAACAGCACAGCCACAAGAAAAAGTGATAGGATCATCATCAGTTCAGCAGAGTATACAG GTCGATGGTCATTTAGTTGGACAGAAAAGGCCTGCTGCTAAACAGTTAACTAAAGGAGCTTT tATTCTGCAGCAATTACAGAAGGATCAGGTACATGCTGTGACACCAGATAAAAGTCGGTTCAGATCATTAAATGATGCAGTTCAGAGACTCCTTTCTTACCATGTGTGCCAGGGATCACTGCCAACAGAAGAAGATTTAAGAaaag TGGACAGTGAATTTGAATCTGTTGCTACACAACTTCTGAAGAGGACACAGGCTATGCTGAACAAATACAGATGTTTGCTTATAGAAGATGCAATG cGGATAAATCCCTCTGCAGAAATGGTTATGATAGATAGGATGTTTAACCAGGAGGAAAGAGCATCTCTGACCCGGGAAAAGCGTCTTGCACTTGTGGATCCTG ATGGTTATCAGGCCGATTTTTGTTGTTCTGCCAAACAATTTGAGAAAGCAGCTGAAGAAGCACAGTCCAGCAAAAGTGACCATCAGTCTAGCAAAACATTACCTTCTCGAAGTCAGACTACCAAAACCCAAGCCAGAGACCGACCAAAATCCAGCTCAGCAGAGTCCACAAATCACAGTAAACTTCCTATAGTGCCTAACAACATTCTGACACCACAAGAAGGAAAAGCTTCTGCTAAAAAATCTGAGAGCCTCACTAAAGCTTTAAAGTTTGAAAAAGCTAATTGTTCTTCTGAGAGCCAATATGTGGCCCTTTCTGAAGAAAGGATGAGTGGGAAAGATCTTGCCAAGTCCACCGAGAATTCTTCGAGTTCTGAAGACTTGTCAAAAATAGTGTCAAGAGGCAGTCACGGAACACACAATAAAATATCAAGGAATGCAGTTCAGCCTTTCTCAAAGGTAACGTGTAATAATTCACTTCAAGACAAAACTCTGAGGAGCTCTCCAAAGAATGAGGTTTTGCATCCTGATAACAGGAAAAGCTCTGGTGAACCCCAGGAAGACTTACTGCTCAGTAAGAGTTTAGAAACtacatttaaaaacatcttGGAACTTAAAAAAGCTGGGAGGCAGCCACAAAATGAGGCAGCAAGTAGTGGCTCCGTTGAATTAGAGTTCCCTAATTTTTCACCTATCGCTTCACAAGAGAACTGCCTGGAAAAATTTATTCCAGACCACAGTGAAAGTGTTGTAGAAACTGACTCTATTTTAGAAGCAGCTGTAAATAGTATCTTAGAGTGTTAA